In Anser cygnoides isolate HZ-2024a breed goose chromosome 14, Taihu_goose_T2T_genome, whole genome shotgun sequence, one genomic interval encodes:
- the SYNPO gene encoding synaptopodin isoform X2, with protein MLTAPLGQPCGCGVPKGDAGDSLQGTGTRGGQGCRHLGDLPAPAPLQEGHTGLLAGQASSREPHGLGGDAPDPELTGGSLAVGTEPAAPPKYPDSAPELLPTAASPTADPSQEWRVVKIKRVLINPAGEPRKASLSRSSSLSEKELKEAKARSRRIVAQLTTAPGPSSKGVLLFHRRKQRVDGLTGTGAGHGTGLPLSPAPRQGAMEEGEGHGARGTPPEPADGQQVPLSIYLKENMAPAATNGLHERERAEGEVGKVGGMQDGIGVSVAAPVPPQNVHVPERKNGEVPGAPMGTGSTPMGTASMTTGTGNAPVGTASITMGTGNTPVGTASMTMGTGNAAVEMPSVPMGTANTPMGTANAPMGTASVPMGTANTPMGTANAPMGTASVPMGTASASIGMASASMGMPSAPMGTANAPMGTASVPMGMPSAPMGTANTPMGTASTPMGTASSPMGTATPAGQAQNGARSRQYYEVHLTLAKPKPVKNRTARPFGTQKATTPSQGPSQPPERAPAAAELPPPPTYAETLGSPPPLSRVRSPPAYSALYPPIEQKVLQSPVHGAGAVPPLPKTGILEESAARRAHKKSMFTFIEKPKLGPNPDLLDLVQSADIRKKQKEHGEPGAEDEPFALGAEASNFVPSSTARGGQHLPPADDAPAWSSCLKSPTIQPKPKPQPSHNLTEARGKGAELFARRQSRMEKFIIEAPSQPDLLRSPSPTMSLPPSWKYDANACLSPMVSRHPVKSPCRPSKTPPASLYGSALTENEVSQKELEISKHQPYQLQSSLFILSPSKGPPRSVPREVPPPRPSLPDAYPCPQRTSCPTSPLPPSPVWHPPAVPGAGGAASSPFPSATGALPLPPGSHPAPGAPAELLLASPCRRVKGGFQAPRPSYSTRNAGIEPQDRRPSLPASPTWTPRSARRQGSLDGWASPASVPELDEGPPRSPPWSERSLSPLRQDADPRASRQMQARLARNIINAARRKSSSPKAVGTEGSRPFTPPATSPRAVGSPSLPRSPRPEGCRAPAPQAATSACSMLAAPGSPSPTYKSPLPSPRVDGSRSCASPGVSRATWVEGRRLLLSPGAAGPSPTPKSPLPSPVAGARSPAKRYSSRSPTDSDVSLDSEDSGAKSPGIHSFNLCPRGWTGSLRLKPGGLPSGAPCTS; from the exons ATGCTGACGGCACCGCTCGGGCAGCCCTGTGGCTGCGGGGTGCCCAAAGGGGACGCAGGTGACAGTTTGCAGGGGACGGGGACGAGAGGTGGCCAGGGCTGCCGTCACCTCGGGGAcctgcccgccccggccccgctgcaggaGGGGCAcacggggctgctggcagggcaggcgAGCAGCAGGGAGCCCCATGGGCTCGGCGGTGATGCGCCGGACCCCGAACTCACCGGAGGCAGCCTGGCCGTGGGGACcgagcccgcagccccccccaaataccccgACTCCGCCCCGGAGCTGCTCCCCACTGccgccagccccacggctgACCCCAGCCAGGAGTGGAGGGTGGTGAAGATCAAGAGAGTCCTCATCAATCCCGCCGGCGAGCCGAGGAAAGCGA gTCTCTCCCGCAGCTCCAGCCTCTCGGAGAAGGAGCTGAAGGAGGCGAAGGCGCGGAGCCGCAGGATCGTGGCGCAGCTCACCACGGCGCCCGGCCCCAGCTCCAAGGGCGTGCTGCTCTTCCACCGCCGCAAGCAGCGCGTCGACGGGCTCACCGGCACCGGCGCGGGGCATGGCACGGGGCTGCCGCTGAGCCCGGCGCCTCGGCAAGGAGCCATGGAGGAGGGCGAGGGGCACGGCGCCCGGGGGACACCGCCGGAGCCTGCTGATGGGCAGCAGGTCCCGCTGAGCATCTACCTGAAGGAGAACATGGCACCGGCCGCCACCAATGGCCTGCACGAGAGGGAGCGGGCAGAGGGAGAAGTAGGGAAGGTCGGGGGGATGCAAGATGGCATTGGGGTGAGCGTGGCTGCTCCCGTTCCACCGCAGAATGTGCACGTCCCCGAGCGGAAGAACGGCGAGGTGCCCGGTGCGCCcatggggacaggcagcacGCCCATGGGGACAGCCAGCATGACCACAGGGACAGGGAATGCACCTGTGGGGACGGCCAGCATAACCATGGGGACAGGAAACACACCTGTGGGGACAGCCAGTATGACCATGGGGACAGGCAACGCAGCTGTGGAGATGCCCAGTGTGCCCATGGGGACAGCCAACACACCGATGGGGACGGCAAACGCACCCATGGGGACAGCCAGCGTGCCCATGGGGACAGCCAACACACCGATGGGGACGGCAAACGCACCCATGGGGACAGCCAGCGTGCCCATGGGGACAGCCAGCGCATCCATAGGGATGGCCAGTGCATCCATGGGGATGCCCAGTGCACCCATGGGGACGGCCAACGCACCCATGGGGACAGCCAGTGTGCCCATGGGGATGCCCAGTGCACCCATGGGGACAGCCAACACACCCATGGGGACAGCCAGCACACCCATGGGGACAGCCAGCTCACCCATGGGGACAGCCACCCCAGCTGGGCAGGCGCAGAACGGCGCACGGAGCAGGCAGTACTACGAGGTCCACCTCACCCTGGCCAAGCCCAAGCCCGTGAAGAACCGGACGGCCAGGCCGTTCGGCACCCAGAAGGCCACCACACCAAGCCAGGGGCCGAGCCAGCCCCCCGAGcgagcccccgccgccgccgagctGCCCCCACCGCCCACCTACGCGGAGACGCtgggcagccccccgcccctcaGCAGGGTCCGCTCGCCCCCTGCCTACTCGGCCCTGTACCCCCCCATCGAGCagaaggtgctgcagagccccgtccacggggctggggcagtgCCCCCCCTGCCCAAAACGGGCATCCTGGAGGAGTCGGCGGCCCGCAGGGCCCACAAGAAGTCCATGTTCACCTTCATCGAGAAGCCGAAGCTGGGCCCCAACCCCGACCTGCTGGATTTGGTGCAGAGCGCGGACATcaggaagaagcagaaggagCACGGGGAGCCCGGTGCCGAGGACGAGCCCTTCGCCCTGGGGGCAGAAGCCTCCAACTTCgtccccagcagcacggccaggggCGGGCAGCACCTCCCGCCGGCCGACGATGCTCCGGCATGGTCGTCCTGCCTCAAGTCCCCCACCATCCAGCCGAAGCCGAAGCCGCAGCCCAGCCACAACCTCACCGAAGCCAGGGGGAAGGGAGCCGAGCTCTTCGCCCGCAGGCAGTCCCGCATGGAGAAGTTCATCATCGAGGCTCCCTCCCAGCCCGACCTGCTCCGCTCCCCGTCGCCCACCAtgtccctgcctccctcctggaAGTACGATGCCAACGCTTGCCTGTCACCCATGGTCTCCAGGCACCCCGTCAAGAGTCCCTGCAGGCCCTCCAAAACCCCCCCGGCGTCTCTTTACGGCAGCGCCCTGACGGAGAACGAGGTCTCCCAGAAGGAGCTGGAGATCTCCAAGCACCAGCCCTACCAGCTCCAGTCTTCGCTCTTCATCCTCTCCCCATCCAAAGGGCCGCCAAGGTCCGTGCCCCGGGAGGTGCCACCGCCCAGACCCTCCCTTCCCGACGCCTACCCCTGCCCGCAGCGAACGTCCTGCCCGACCTCTCCGTTGCCTCCTTCCCCCGTTTGGCACCCTCCTGCGgtgcccggggccggcggggcggcctccagccccttccccagtgCCACCGGGGCTCTGCCGCTACCTCCGGGCAGCCACCCTGCTCCCGGAGCCCCggcggagctgctgctggcctcgCCGTGCCGCCGAGTGAAAGGGGGCTTCCAGGCGCCCCGACCCTCCTACTCCACCAGGAACGCGGGGATCGAGCCGCAG GACAGGCGGCCGTCCCTCCCCGCCTCGCCCACCTGGACGCCCCGGTCTGCGCGGCGCCAGGGCAGCCTGGACGGTTGGGCCAGCCCGGCCTCGGTGCCCGAGCTGGACGAGGGCCCCCCCAGGTCCCCGCCGTGGAGCGAGCGGTCGCTGTCCCCGCTGCGGCAGGACGCCGACCCCCGGGCCAGCCGGCAGATGCAAGCGCGGCTCGCCAGGAACATCATCAACGCTGCCCGCAGGAAGAGCTCCTCGCCCAAAGCCGTGGGGACGGAGGGCTCCCGGCCCTTCACCCCCCCGGCCACCAGCCCCCGGGCCGTGGGGTCCCCCAGCTTGCCACGATCCCCCCGGCCGGAGGGGTGcagagccccggccccgcaggctGCCACCTCCGCCTGCAGCATGCTGGCCGCACCGGGCAGCCCCTCGCCCACCTACAAGAGCCCCCTGCCATCGCCCCGGGTGGACGGGTCCCGCTCCTGTGCCTCCCCCGGGGTGTCCCGAGCCACCTGGGTGGAGGGACGCCGGCTCCTGCTGTCACCCGGCGCTGCCGGGCCGTCCCCTACCCCCAAGAGCCCCCTGCCATCGCCGGTGGCGGGCGCGCGGTCCCCCGCCAAGCGCTACAGCTCCCGGTCCCCGACGGACTCGGATGTCTCCCTCGACTCCGAAGACTCGGGGGCCAAGAGCCcgggcatccacagcttcaaCCTGTGTCCCCGCGGCTGGACCGGGAGCCTGCGGCTGAAGCCGGGGGGGCTGCCTTCGGGGGCCCCCTGCACCTCCTAG
- the SYNPO gene encoding synaptopodin isoform X1, protein MGCSGCSRPPGGLRADPAGWDEQGRVSRGGTRAAAGLPAAPGAGSPSLPVPSGLLPPDPTGPDPLRCTGTGTGRAGGTHGSPGPPGPRPPPPPGPAPRAELPQLSCPPPPPPVQSGGGTGTGTAGLSRSSSLSEKELKEAKARSRRIVAQLTTAPGPSSKGVLLFHRRKQRVDGLTGTGAGHGTGLPLSPAPRQGAMEEGEGHGARGTPPEPADGQQVPLSIYLKENMAPAATNGLHERERAEGEVGKVGGMQDGIGVSVAAPVPPQNVHVPERKNGEVPGAPMGTGSTPMGTASMTTGTGNAPVGTASITMGTGNTPVGTASMTMGTGNAAVEMPSVPMGTANTPMGTANAPMGTASVPMGTANTPMGTANAPMGTASVPMGTASASIGMASASMGMPSAPMGTANAPMGTASVPMGMPSAPMGTANTPMGTASTPMGTASSPMGTATPAGQAQNGARSRQYYEVHLTLAKPKPVKNRTARPFGTQKATTPSQGPSQPPERAPAAAELPPPPTYAETLGSPPPLSRVRSPPAYSALYPPIEQKVLQSPVHGAGAVPPLPKTGILEESAARRAHKKSMFTFIEKPKLGPNPDLLDLVQSADIRKKQKEHGEPGAEDEPFALGAEASNFVPSSTARGGQHLPPADDAPAWSSCLKSPTIQPKPKPQPSHNLTEARGKGAELFARRQSRMEKFIIEAPSQPDLLRSPSPTMSLPPSWKYDANACLSPMVSRHPVKSPCRPSKTPPASLYGSALTENEVSQKELEISKHQPYQLQSSLFILSPSKGPPRSVPREVPPPRPSLPDAYPCPQRTSCPTSPLPPSPVWHPPAVPGAGGAASSPFPSATGALPLPPGSHPAPGAPAELLLASPCRRVKGGFQAPRPSYSTRNAGIEPQDRRPSLPASPTWTPRSARRQGSLDGWASPASVPELDEGPPRSPPWSERSLSPLRQDADPRASRQMQARLARNIINAARRKSSSPKAVGTEGSRPFTPPATSPRAVGSPSLPRSPRPEGCRAPAPQAATSACSMLAAPGSPSPTYKSPLPSPRVDGSRSCASPGVSRATWVEGRRLLLSPGAAGPSPTPKSPLPSPVAGARSPAKRYSSRSPTDSDVSLDSEDSGAKSPGIHSFNLCPRGWTGSLRLKPGGLPSGAPCTS, encoded by the exons ATGGGATGCTCCGGCTGCTCtcgcccccccggggggctcagggcagaccCAGCGGGATGGGACGAGCAGGGCAGGGTGTCACGGGGGGGTACCAGGGCGGCGGCTGGGCTGCCCGCAGCACCGGGAGCGGGGTCCCCATCCCTTCCCGTCCCGTCGGGTCTGCTCCCACCCGACCCGACCGGACCCGACCCGCTCCGTTGCACCGGGACGGGCACGGGCAGGGCCGGCGGGACCCAcggcagccccggcccgcccggcccccgcccgccgcccccccccgggcccgctCCGAGGGCGGAGCTGCCGCAACTTTCCtgcccgccgcctcctcccccgGTGCAGTcgggcggcggcaccggcaccggcaccgcgg gTCTCTCCCGCAGCTCCAGCCTCTCGGAGAAGGAGCTGAAGGAGGCGAAGGCGCGGAGCCGCAGGATCGTGGCGCAGCTCACCACGGCGCCCGGCCCCAGCTCCAAGGGCGTGCTGCTCTTCCACCGCCGCAAGCAGCGCGTCGACGGGCTCACCGGCACCGGCGCGGGGCATGGCACGGGGCTGCCGCTGAGCCCGGCGCCTCGGCAAGGAGCCATGGAGGAGGGCGAGGGGCACGGCGCCCGGGGGACACCGCCGGAGCCTGCTGATGGGCAGCAGGTCCCGCTGAGCATCTACCTGAAGGAGAACATGGCACCGGCCGCCACCAATGGCCTGCACGAGAGGGAGCGGGCAGAGGGAGAAGTAGGGAAGGTCGGGGGGATGCAAGATGGCATTGGGGTGAGCGTGGCTGCTCCCGTTCCACCGCAGAATGTGCACGTCCCCGAGCGGAAGAACGGCGAGGTGCCCGGTGCGCCcatggggacaggcagcacGCCCATGGGGACAGCCAGCATGACCACAGGGACAGGGAATGCACCTGTGGGGACGGCCAGCATAACCATGGGGACAGGAAACACACCTGTGGGGACAGCCAGTATGACCATGGGGACAGGCAACGCAGCTGTGGAGATGCCCAGTGTGCCCATGGGGACAGCCAACACACCGATGGGGACGGCAAACGCACCCATGGGGACAGCCAGCGTGCCCATGGGGACAGCCAACACACCGATGGGGACGGCAAACGCACCCATGGGGACAGCCAGCGTGCCCATGGGGACAGCCAGCGCATCCATAGGGATGGCCAGTGCATCCATGGGGATGCCCAGTGCACCCATGGGGACGGCCAACGCACCCATGGGGACAGCCAGTGTGCCCATGGGGATGCCCAGTGCACCCATGGGGACAGCCAACACACCCATGGGGACAGCCAGCACACCCATGGGGACAGCCAGCTCACCCATGGGGACAGCCACCCCAGCTGGGCAGGCGCAGAACGGCGCACGGAGCAGGCAGTACTACGAGGTCCACCTCACCCTGGCCAAGCCCAAGCCCGTGAAGAACCGGACGGCCAGGCCGTTCGGCACCCAGAAGGCCACCACACCAAGCCAGGGGCCGAGCCAGCCCCCCGAGcgagcccccgccgccgccgagctGCCCCCACCGCCCACCTACGCGGAGACGCtgggcagccccccgcccctcaGCAGGGTCCGCTCGCCCCCTGCCTACTCGGCCCTGTACCCCCCCATCGAGCagaaggtgctgcagagccccgtccacggggctggggcagtgCCCCCCCTGCCCAAAACGGGCATCCTGGAGGAGTCGGCGGCCCGCAGGGCCCACAAGAAGTCCATGTTCACCTTCATCGAGAAGCCGAAGCTGGGCCCCAACCCCGACCTGCTGGATTTGGTGCAGAGCGCGGACATcaggaagaagcagaaggagCACGGGGAGCCCGGTGCCGAGGACGAGCCCTTCGCCCTGGGGGCAGAAGCCTCCAACTTCgtccccagcagcacggccaggggCGGGCAGCACCTCCCGCCGGCCGACGATGCTCCGGCATGGTCGTCCTGCCTCAAGTCCCCCACCATCCAGCCGAAGCCGAAGCCGCAGCCCAGCCACAACCTCACCGAAGCCAGGGGGAAGGGAGCCGAGCTCTTCGCCCGCAGGCAGTCCCGCATGGAGAAGTTCATCATCGAGGCTCCCTCCCAGCCCGACCTGCTCCGCTCCCCGTCGCCCACCAtgtccctgcctccctcctggaAGTACGATGCCAACGCTTGCCTGTCACCCATGGTCTCCAGGCACCCCGTCAAGAGTCCCTGCAGGCCCTCCAAAACCCCCCCGGCGTCTCTTTACGGCAGCGCCCTGACGGAGAACGAGGTCTCCCAGAAGGAGCTGGAGATCTCCAAGCACCAGCCCTACCAGCTCCAGTCTTCGCTCTTCATCCTCTCCCCATCCAAAGGGCCGCCAAGGTCCGTGCCCCGGGAGGTGCCACCGCCCAGACCCTCCCTTCCCGACGCCTACCCCTGCCCGCAGCGAACGTCCTGCCCGACCTCTCCGTTGCCTCCTTCCCCCGTTTGGCACCCTCCTGCGgtgcccggggccggcggggcggcctccagccccttccccagtgCCACCGGGGCTCTGCCGCTACCTCCGGGCAGCCACCCTGCTCCCGGAGCCCCggcggagctgctgctggcctcgCCGTGCCGCCGAGTGAAAGGGGGCTTCCAGGCGCCCCGACCCTCCTACTCCACCAGGAACGCGGGGATCGAGCCGCAG GACAGGCGGCCGTCCCTCCCCGCCTCGCCCACCTGGACGCCCCGGTCTGCGCGGCGCCAGGGCAGCCTGGACGGTTGGGCCAGCCCGGCCTCGGTGCCCGAGCTGGACGAGGGCCCCCCCAGGTCCCCGCCGTGGAGCGAGCGGTCGCTGTCCCCGCTGCGGCAGGACGCCGACCCCCGGGCCAGCCGGCAGATGCAAGCGCGGCTCGCCAGGAACATCATCAACGCTGCCCGCAGGAAGAGCTCCTCGCCCAAAGCCGTGGGGACGGAGGGCTCCCGGCCCTTCACCCCCCCGGCCACCAGCCCCCGGGCCGTGGGGTCCCCCAGCTTGCCACGATCCCCCCGGCCGGAGGGGTGcagagccccggccccgcaggctGCCACCTCCGCCTGCAGCATGCTGGCCGCACCGGGCAGCCCCTCGCCCACCTACAAGAGCCCCCTGCCATCGCCCCGGGTGGACGGGTCCCGCTCCTGTGCCTCCCCCGGGGTGTCCCGAGCCACCTGGGTGGAGGGACGCCGGCTCCTGCTGTCACCCGGCGCTGCCGGGCCGTCCCCTACCCCCAAGAGCCCCCTGCCATCGCCGGTGGCGGGCGCGCGGTCCCCCGCCAAGCGCTACAGCTCCCGGTCCCCGACGGACTCGGATGTCTCCCTCGACTCCGAAGACTCGGGGGCCAAGAGCCcgggcatccacagcttcaaCCTGTGTCCCCGCGGCTGGACCGGGAGCCTGCGGCTGAAGCCGGGGGGGCTGCCTTCGGGGGCCCCCTGCACCTCCTAG
- the SYNPO gene encoding synaptopodin isoform X3 translates to MEEGEGHGARGTPPEPADGQQVPLSIYLKENMAPAATNGLHERERAEGEVGKVGGMQDGIGVSVAAPVPPQNVHVPERKNGEVPGAPMGTGSTPMGTASMTTGTGNAPVGTASITMGTGNTPVGTASMTMGTGNAAVEMPSVPMGTANTPMGTANAPMGTASVPMGTANTPMGTANAPMGTASVPMGTASASIGMASASMGMPSAPMGTANAPMGTASVPMGMPSAPMGTANTPMGTASTPMGTASSPMGTATPAGQAQNGARSRQYYEVHLTLAKPKPVKNRTARPFGTQKATTPSQGPSQPPERAPAAAELPPPPTYAETLGSPPPLSRVRSPPAYSALYPPIEQKVLQSPVHGAGAVPPLPKTGILEESAARRAHKKSMFTFIEKPKLGPNPDLLDLVQSADIRKKQKEHGEPGAEDEPFALGAEASNFVPSSTARGGQHLPPADDAPAWSSCLKSPTIQPKPKPQPSHNLTEARGKGAELFARRQSRMEKFIIEAPSQPDLLRSPSPTMSLPPSWKYDANACLSPMVSRHPVKSPCRPSKTPPASLYGSALTENEVSQKELEISKHQPYQLQSSLFILSPSKGPPRSVPREVPPPRPSLPDAYPCPQRTSCPTSPLPPSPVWHPPAVPGAGGAASSPFPSATGALPLPPGSHPAPGAPAELLLASPCRRVKGGFQAPRPSYSTRNAGIEPQDRRPSLPASPTWTPRSARRQGSLDGWASPASVPELDEGPPRSPPWSERSLSPLRQDADPRASRQMQARLARNIINAARRKSSSPKAVGTEGSRPFTPPATSPRAVGSPSLPRSPRPEGCRAPAPQAATSACSMLAAPGSPSPTYKSPLPSPRVDGSRSCASPGVSRATWVEGRRLLLSPGAAGPSPTPKSPLPSPVAGARSPAKRYSSRSPTDSDVSLDSEDSGAKSPGIHSFNLCPRGWTGSLRLKPGGLPSGAPCTS, encoded by the exons ATGGAGGAGGGCGAGGGGCACGGCGCCCGGGGGACACCGCCGGAGCCTGCTGATGGGCAGCAGGTCCCGCTGAGCATCTACCTGAAGGAGAACATGGCACCGGCCGCCACCAATGGCCTGCACGAGAGGGAGCGGGCAGAGGGAGAAGTAGGGAAGGTCGGGGGGATGCAAGATGGCATTGGGGTGAGCGTGGCTGCTCCCGTTCCACCGCAGAATGTGCACGTCCCCGAGCGGAAGAACGGCGAGGTGCCCGGTGCGCCcatggggacaggcagcacGCCCATGGGGACAGCCAGCATGACCACAGGGACAGGGAATGCACCTGTGGGGACGGCCAGCATAACCATGGGGACAGGAAACACACCTGTGGGGACAGCCAGTATGACCATGGGGACAGGCAACGCAGCTGTGGAGATGCCCAGTGTGCCCATGGGGACAGCCAACACACCGATGGGGACGGCAAACGCACCCATGGGGACAGCCAGCGTGCCCATGGGGACAGCCAACACACCGATGGGGACGGCAAACGCACCCATGGGGACAGCCAGCGTGCCCATGGGGACAGCCAGCGCATCCATAGGGATGGCCAGTGCATCCATGGGGATGCCCAGTGCACCCATGGGGACGGCCAACGCACCCATGGGGACAGCCAGTGTGCCCATGGGGATGCCCAGTGCACCCATGGGGACAGCCAACACACCCATGGGGACAGCCAGCACACCCATGGGGACAGCCAGCTCACCCATGGGGACAGCCACCCCAGCTGGGCAGGCGCAGAACGGCGCACGGAGCAGGCAGTACTACGAGGTCCACCTCACCCTGGCCAAGCCCAAGCCCGTGAAGAACCGGACGGCCAGGCCGTTCGGCACCCAGAAGGCCACCACACCAAGCCAGGGGCCGAGCCAGCCCCCCGAGcgagcccccgccgccgccgagctGCCCCCACCGCCCACCTACGCGGAGACGCtgggcagccccccgcccctcaGCAGGGTCCGCTCGCCCCCTGCCTACTCGGCCCTGTACCCCCCCATCGAGCagaaggtgctgcagagccccgtccacggggctggggcagtgCCCCCCCTGCCCAAAACGGGCATCCTGGAGGAGTCGGCGGCCCGCAGGGCCCACAAGAAGTCCATGTTCACCTTCATCGAGAAGCCGAAGCTGGGCCCCAACCCCGACCTGCTGGATTTGGTGCAGAGCGCGGACATcaggaagaagcagaaggagCACGGGGAGCCCGGTGCCGAGGACGAGCCCTTCGCCCTGGGGGCAGAAGCCTCCAACTTCgtccccagcagcacggccaggggCGGGCAGCACCTCCCGCCGGCCGACGATGCTCCGGCATGGTCGTCCTGCCTCAAGTCCCCCACCATCCAGCCGAAGCCGAAGCCGCAGCCCAGCCACAACCTCACCGAAGCCAGGGGGAAGGGAGCCGAGCTCTTCGCCCGCAGGCAGTCCCGCATGGAGAAGTTCATCATCGAGGCTCCCTCCCAGCCCGACCTGCTCCGCTCCCCGTCGCCCACCAtgtccctgcctccctcctggaAGTACGATGCCAACGCTTGCCTGTCACCCATGGTCTCCAGGCACCCCGTCAAGAGTCCCTGCAGGCCCTCCAAAACCCCCCCGGCGTCTCTTTACGGCAGCGCCCTGACGGAGAACGAGGTCTCCCAGAAGGAGCTGGAGATCTCCAAGCACCAGCCCTACCAGCTCCAGTCTTCGCTCTTCATCCTCTCCCCATCCAAAGGGCCGCCAAGGTCCGTGCCCCGGGAGGTGCCACCGCCCAGACCCTCCCTTCCCGACGCCTACCCCTGCCCGCAGCGAACGTCCTGCCCGACCTCTCCGTTGCCTCCTTCCCCCGTTTGGCACCCTCCTGCGgtgcccggggccggcggggcggcctccagccccttccccagtgCCACCGGGGCTCTGCCGCTACCTCCGGGCAGCCACCCTGCTCCCGGAGCCCCggcggagctgctgctggcctcgCCGTGCCGCCGAGTGAAAGGGGGCTTCCAGGCGCCCCGACCCTCCTACTCCACCAGGAACGCGGGGATCGAGCCGCAG GACAGGCGGCCGTCCCTCCCCGCCTCGCCCACCTGGACGCCCCGGTCTGCGCGGCGCCAGGGCAGCCTGGACGGTTGGGCCAGCCCGGCCTCGGTGCCCGAGCTGGACGAGGGCCCCCCCAGGTCCCCGCCGTGGAGCGAGCGGTCGCTGTCCCCGCTGCGGCAGGACGCCGACCCCCGGGCCAGCCGGCAGATGCAAGCGCGGCTCGCCAGGAACATCATCAACGCTGCCCGCAGGAAGAGCTCCTCGCCCAAAGCCGTGGGGACGGAGGGCTCCCGGCCCTTCACCCCCCCGGCCACCAGCCCCCGGGCCGTGGGGTCCCCCAGCTTGCCACGATCCCCCCGGCCGGAGGGGTGcagagccccggccccgcaggctGCCACCTCCGCCTGCAGCATGCTGGCCGCACCGGGCAGCCCCTCGCCCACCTACAAGAGCCCCCTGCCATCGCCCCGGGTGGACGGGTCCCGCTCCTGTGCCTCCCCCGGGGTGTCCCGAGCCACCTGGGTGGAGGGACGCCGGCTCCTGCTGTCACCCGGCGCTGCCGGGCCGTCCCCTACCCCCAAGAGCCCCCTGCCATCGCCGGTGGCGGGCGCGCGGTCCCCCGCCAAGCGCTACAGCTCCCGGTCCCCGACGGACTCGGATGTCTCCCTCGACTCCGAAGACTCGGGGGCCAAGAGCCcgggcatccacagcttcaaCCTGTGTCCCCGCGGCTGGACCGGGAGCCTGCGGCTGAAGCCGGGGGGGCTGCCTTCGGGGGCCCCCTGCACCTCCTAG
- the MYOZ3 gene encoding myozenin-3: MTIMKPDPGDAPRLDLGKKVSTPQDVMLEELSLSTNRGSQLFQQRQRRMQRFVFEHPSGYRKLPAPGGSHGTEKAGLEGTANEWSAGDAEGQQSFHSELHVAASPQGGPPEVPKKSEKVLQMGRALNPDNLAPGYSGPLREVPPEKFNVTAIPKGYRSPWHGLLGDKDKAVGRENQLPMKPSYGEFVSFNRTPTPFDRAVLSDLFYVPATELDNLSGLELISQRRNFNRVPQGWARVLPESDEL; this comes from the exons ATGACCATCATGAAACCAGACCCTGGAGATG cgCCCCGGCTGGACCTGGGCAAGAAGGTGAGCACGCCGCAGGACGTGATGCTGGAGGAGCTCTCCCTGAGCACCAACCGCGGCTcccagctcttccagcagcGGCAGAGGCGGATGCAGCGCTTCGTCTTCGAGCACCCCAGCGGCTACAGGAAG ctcccAGCGCCGGGTGGCTCGCACGGCACCGAGAAAGCCGGGCTGGAGGGGACGGCAAACGAGTGGTcg GCTGGGGACGCCGAGGGCCAGCAGAGCTTCCACTCGGAGCTGCACGTGGCAGCGTCGCCCCAGGGCGGCCCTCCTGAGGTGCCCAAGAAGTCGGAGAAAGTCCTGCAGATGGGCAGAGCCCTCAACCCAGACAATCTGGCCCCAG GGTACTCAGGGCCCCTCAGAGAAGTGCCCCCGGAGAAGTTCAACGTCACCGCCATCCCCAAGGGCTACCGCTCCCCGTGGCACGGGCTCCTCGGCGACAAGGACAAGGCTGTGGGCAGAGAGAACCAGCTGCCCATGAAACCCTCCTACGGGGAGTTCGTCAGCTTCAACAG GACTCCCACCCCGTTTGACAGAGCAGTGCTCAGCGACCTCTTCTACGTGCCTGCCACCGAGCTGGACAACCTGAGCGGTCTGGAGCTGATTTCCCAGAGGCGCAACTTCAACAGAGTACCGCAGGGCTGGGCGCGGGTCCTGCCGGAGAGCGACGAGCTGTAG